From the genome of Desulfovibrio gilichinskyi, one region includes:
- a CDS encoding 4Fe-4S dicluster domain-containing protein: MAQTKFIKKESLSAWLEELGQKHNVLAPRFEGDSIIFRPFDSEKGFFIDREATAPPKKAIFPQSETLLEFSQIKDMENLSKIAMDVKETIPTASYVVFGNRPCDARGFTMFDRVYLNGKNVDVYYKARRENTYFITLACEKGETTCFCNAVGSGPSDPEGSDLLMTPVNDGYYIESVSKRGEELLSSSLLTDGSKLKAEADKYKKAADKSMNKAPDFKGSPEKLLAVFDNPAFWEEMSDKCISCGACTYLCPTCYCFNITDETNGLSGTRIRSWDNCMSPLFTSEASGHNPRPAKANRLRNRVGHKFSYYPELHGGVISCCGCGRCIKSCPAGVDIRQLVLSAISFKPATKKEA, encoded by the coding sequence ATGGCGCAGACTAAATTCATAAAAAAAGAAAGTTTGTCGGCATGGCTGGAAGAACTGGGACAGAAGCATAACGTGCTTGCACCCAGATTCGAAGGCGACTCTATCATTTTCCGCCCCTTTGATTCTGAAAAAGGTTTCTTCATTGACAGGGAAGCAACTGCGCCGCCTAAAAAGGCCATCTTCCCGCAGAGTGAAACCCTGCTTGAATTCAGCCAGATAAAAGACATGGAAAATCTTTCCAAGATTGCTATGGATGTTAAGGAAACAATTCCGACCGCATCTTACGTAGTCTTCGGAAACCGCCCCTGTGATGCCCGCGGTTTTACTATGTTCGACCGTGTGTATCTCAACGGAAAAAATGTCGACGTATATTACAAGGCCCGCAGAGAGAACACCTACTTCATCACACTGGCGTGCGAAAAAGGTGAAACCACCTGTTTCTGTAACGCAGTGGGAAGCGGTCCATCTGATCCCGAAGGTTCAGATCTGCTCATGACACCTGTAAATGACGGCTACTACATTGAATCTGTCAGCAAAAGAGGCGAAGAACTCCTTAGCAGCTCACTGCTGACTGACGGTTCTAAACTGAAAGCCGAAGCTGACAAATATAAAAAAGCTGCTGACAAATCCATGAACAAAGCTCCTGATTTCAAAGGCAGCCCTGAAAAACTTCTGGCTGTTTTTGATAATCCTGCGTTCTGGGAAGAAATGTCAGACAAATGCATCAGCTGCGGAGCCTGTACTTATCTGTGCCCCACATGCTACTGCTTTAATATTACCGATGAAACAAACGGATTGTCCGGTACACGCATCAGATCATGGGACAACTGTATGTCTCCACTGTTCACATCTGAAGCAAGTGGACACAATCCGCGTCCGGCCAAGGCGAACAGACTCAGAAACAGAGTCGGCCATAAATTCAGCTACTACCCTGAACTGCACGGCGGAGTTATCTCCTGCTGCGGTTGCGGACGCTGTATTAAGAGCTGCCCTGCAGGAGTAGATATCCGCCAGTTGGTACTGAGCGCAATCTCCTTCAAACCGGCAACCAAGAAGGAGGCCTAA
- a CDS encoding 4Fe-4S dicluster domain-containing protein, giving the protein MQNLKDLKEQIRKALPELDVVIGWTGGYDPLHATPHFIRRDEDIDKLQVGALCVHNLATYLPGLRGKKVGIVVKGCDSRSVVELLQEKLIDREDVTIFGFGCSGVVDQTKIRRIVGDVGNIDSCEISGSEVNVSASGAEHKLQLGDVLADKCTTCRYPNAVLSDHFAGEEVTATATFEDGYKDVAEFEAKPTNEKFGFWLKEMDRCIRCYACRNACPICVCRDHCVAQSRDPHWLSQEAHVRDKWMFQVIHAYHLAGRCTECGECQRACPVDIPILLFKKKMNKEIKDVFDYEAGIDPEATPPLMTFKTEEDKIKERKW; this is encoded by the coding sequence GTGCAAAATCTGAAAGATCTGAAAGAACAAATCAGGAAAGCCCTGCCGGAATTAGATGTTGTGATAGGCTGGACGGGTGGTTATGACCCGCTTCACGCTACTCCGCATTTTATTCGCAGGGATGAAGATATTGATAAACTTCAAGTGGGCGCACTTTGCGTTCACAATCTTGCCACCTACCTGCCCGGCTTACGCGGCAAAAAGGTCGGCATTGTAGTTAAAGGCTGCGACAGCCGTTCTGTAGTAGAACTGCTACAGGAAAAGCTCATCGACCGCGAAGATGTAACTATCTTCGGATTCGGTTGCAGCGGTGTTGTAGACCAGACTAAAATCCGCAGAATCGTCGGAGACGTCGGAAACATCGACTCCTGTGAAATCTCCGGCTCAGAAGTCAACGTCAGTGCGTCCGGCGCAGAGCACAAACTCCAGCTTGGAGATGTGCTTGCCGACAAGTGTACAACCTGTCGTTACCCTAATGCAGTGCTCAGCGATCACTTTGCAGGGGAAGAAGTAACAGCTACCGCAACCTTTGAAGACGGCTATAAAGATGTAGCTGAATTTGAAGCAAAGCCGACTAACGAAAAATTCGGATTCTGGCTTAAAGAAATGGACCGTTGCATCCGCTGTTACGCATGCCGCAACGCATGCCCCATATGTGTCTGCCGCGATCACTGTGTTGCTCAGAGCCGTGATCCTCACTGGCTCAGTCAGGAAGCTCATGTCCGTGACAAATGGATGTTCCAGGTTATCCATGCCTACCATCTTGCCGGACGTTGTACTGAGTGCGGGGAATGTCAGCGGGCATGTCCTGTAGATATCCCTATCCTTCTGTTTAAGAAAAAGATGAATAAAGAGATCAAAGACGTCTTTGATTATGAAGCAGGAATCGATCCGGAAGCAACGCCTCCGCTGATGACCTTCAAGACTGAAGAAGACAAGATCAAAGAGAGGAAATGGTAA
- a CDS encoding hydrogenase iron-sulfur subunit, translating into MPILEGKELRIVGFLCNWCSYGGADTAGVGRFKQPTDLRVIKVPCSGRIDPLFIVKTLMSGADGVLVSGCHPRDCHYSEGNFYARRRLEMLKRFLPIMGIDPQRFDYTWVSASEGQRWQEVVTKFTEQIHELGPAPKIAGADAEETLKLMEAAL; encoded by the coding sequence ATGCCGATTCTAGAAGGTAAAGAACTTAGAATCGTCGGTTTTCTCTGTAACTGGTGCTCCTATGGCGGTGCTGATACCGCCGGAGTAGGAAGATTCAAGCAACCGACTGATTTACGAGTTATAAAGGTTCCCTGTTCAGGGAGAATAGATCCCCTGTTTATCGTCAAGACTCTCATGTCCGGAGCGGACGGAGTTCTGGTTTCCGGCTGTCATCCAAGAGACTGCCATTACAGTGAAGGCAACTTCTATGCCCGCCGCAGACTTGAAATGCTGAAAAGGTTCCTTCCCATTATGGGAATTGATCCGCAGCGTTTTGATTACACTTGGGTTTCTGCCTCTGAAGGGCAGAGATGGCAGGAAGTTGTGACGAAATTCACCGAGCAGATTCATGAGCTTGGTCCCGCCCCGAAAATTGCCGGAGCGGATGCAGAAGAGACTCTCAAATTGATGGAAGCGGCTCTTTAA
- a CDS encoding CoB--CoM heterodisulfide reductase iron-sulfur subunit A family protein — MKIGVFVCHCGSNIEGTVDTAAVAAAAREFPGVVFATDTMYACSEPGQDGIIEAIKEHHLDGVVVASCTPRMHEPTFRRTLERAGLNRYLFEMANIREHVSWIGKDREANTNKASDLVRMAAAKLLKNRPLYSKQFPVNKRVLIVGGGVAGIQAALDCADGGLEVVLVERETTIGGKMAKLDKTFPTVDCSSCILGPRMVDVAQHPNITLHAYSEIEEVNGYVGNFEIKIKKKASYVDWNLCTGCGLCMEKCPSRKSRDPFNEELGKTTAINIPFPQAIPKKAKIDPDFCMKIQKDKCGVCAKVCPSEAIDFTQQDEIITENVGAVVAATGYDLFDWTVYGEYGGGKYPDVITSLQYERMLSASGPSEGHIKRPSDGKEPKDVVFIQCVGSRDKSVGRPYCSGFCCMYTAKQSILTKDHLPDSQSHVFYMDIRSPGKMYDEFTRRAMEEYGANYIRGRVSMIYPKGDKLVVRGADTLMGAQVEIDADLVVLAVGAESAVGATDLAKKLRISYDAYGFFMEGHPKLKPVETNTAGVYLAGSCQGPKDIPASVAQGSAAASKVLGLFSQDMLASDPQVSVVDIKRCIGCGKCIQTCPFGAIKAVEFRGMKKAEVIETICQGCGICTSTCPQGAVQLQHFTDNQILAEVNAICRF; from the coding sequence ATGAAAATAGGAGTCTTTGTCTGCCACTGCGGATCTAATATTGAAGGGACCGTGGATACTGCCGCGGTTGCAGCAGCTGCCCGGGAATTTCCCGGCGTAGTATTCGCAACAGATACAATGTACGCCTGCTCCGAACCCGGACAGGATGGTATAATAGAAGCTATTAAAGAACACCATCTTGATGGTGTGGTTGTCGCGTCCTGTACACCCAGAATGCACGAACCTACTTTCCGCCGTACTTTGGAAAGAGCGGGGCTTAACCGCTATCTTTTCGAGATGGCAAATATCAGAGAACACGTTTCATGGATCGGGAAAGACAGAGAAGCCAACACAAACAAGGCATCTGATCTTGTTCGTATGGCCGCGGCTAAACTTCTCAAGAACCGCCCGCTGTACTCTAAACAATTCCCTGTTAATAAAAGGGTTTTAATCGTCGGCGGCGGTGTTGCCGGAATTCAGGCAGCACTTGACTGCGCTGATGGCGGACTCGAAGTCGTTCTTGTTGAAAGAGAAACAACCATCGGCGGTAAGATGGCGAAACTGGATAAAACATTCCCGACTGTGGACTGTTCCAGCTGTATCCTCGGACCTCGCATGGTTGATGTTGCTCAACATCCGAACATCACGCTTCATGCTTATTCTGAAATTGAAGAAGTAAACGGCTATGTCGGCAACTTCGAAATCAAAATCAAGAAAAAAGCCAGCTATGTTGATTGGAATCTCTGTACAGGTTGCGGACTTTGCATGGAAAAATGCCCAAGCAGAAAGTCACGCGATCCGTTCAATGAAGAGCTTGGAAAAACTACTGCTATCAATATCCCGTTCCCGCAGGCCATTCCTAAAAAAGCAAAAATCGACCCTGATTTCTGTATGAAAATACAGAAAGACAAATGCGGAGTCTGCGCTAAGGTCTGTCCTTCGGAAGCAATTGATTTTACTCAGCAAGATGAGATTATCACTGAAAATGTCGGTGCAGTTGTCGCCGCAACAGGATATGACCTCTTCGACTGGACTGTATACGGCGAATACGGCGGCGGAAAATACCCCGACGTTATAACTTCCCTGCAGTACGAACGCATGCTTTCCGCTTCCGGCCCGAGCGAAGGACACATCAAACGTCCCTCTGACGGTAAAGAACCGAAAGATGTTGTTTTCATCCAGTGCGTAGGATCAAGAGATAAATCAGTCGGTCGTCCTTATTGCTCCGGCTTCTGCTGCATGTACACAGCTAAGCAGTCAATTCTGACCAAAGACCATCTTCCAGATTCTCAGTCACATGTATTCTATATGGATATCCGCTCTCCCGGTAAAATGTACGACGAGTTTACCCGTCGCGCCATGGAAGAGTACGGAGCCAACTATATCCGCGGTCGCGTTTCAATGATTTACCCTAAAGGGGATAAACTGGTTGTTCGCGGAGCTGACACTCTTATGGGTGCTCAAGTTGAAATTGATGCAGATCTCGTTGTTCTTGCAGTCGGAGCAGAATCCGCTGTCGGGGCTACTGATCTGGCCAAGAAACTGCGTATCTCATACGATGCATACGGCTTTTTCATGGAAGGACATCCAAAACTTAAGCCTGTTGAAACAAACACTGCCGGGGTTTATCTCGCCGGTTCCTGTCAGGGACCGAAAGATATCCCTGCTTCAGTAGCTCAGGGCAGCGCGGCAGCATCTAAAGTTCTCGGACTGTTCTCGCAGGACATGCTTGCAAGTGATCCGCAGGTTTCAGTGGTTGATATCAAACGCTGTATCGGATGCGGAAAATGTATTCAGACCTGTCCTTTCGGAGCCATCAAAGCAGTTGAATTCCGCGGCATGAAGAAGGCCGAAGTGATCGAAACCATTTGTCAGGGCTGCGGAATCTGTACTTCAACCTGTCCTCAGGGCGCAGTTCAGCTTCAACATTTCACTGACAACCAGATTCTCGCGGAGGTTAACGCAATATGCCGATTCTAG
- a CDS encoding CoB--CoM heterodisulfide reductase iron-sulfur subunit B family protein: MSDSLTYAYYPGCSGTGTSIEYDMSTRAVCEELGITLTEIPDWSCCGSTPAHTVDHTLSSALSARNLALVERMNLDTAITPCPSCLTNLKTATHRMEKDGFRDKVNKLLDTPYNGGVATKSVLQILVEDMGLEALKNKTVKPLKGLKVAAYYGCIMNRPPEVMNFDDPEHPMAMDNILTALGATVLPFPLKVECCGASFGIPRKDIVMSLSGKLLDAAKDIGADALATACPLCQMNLDLRQGQINSAGGTNFNIPVFYYTQLIGLALGLSEKELGIDKLCVSPRKVINAIGRDEAS, from the coding sequence ATGAGTGATTCCTTAACTTATGCGTACTACCCCGGATGCTCCGGCACCGGAACATCTATTGAATATGATATGTCCACTCGCGCTGTCTGCGAAGAGCTGGGCATAACTTTGACGGAAATTCCTGATTGGAGTTGCTGCGGTTCCACCCCGGCTCACACAGTTGATCACACATTGTCATCAGCCCTTTCAGCCCGCAACCTTGCGCTGGTTGAAAGAATGAACCTGGACACAGCAATAACTCCTTGTCCCAGTTGTTTAACCAACCTCAAGACAGCCACCCATAGAATGGAAAAGGACGGCTTTCGTGACAAGGTTAATAAACTGCTCGACACTCCCTATAACGGCGGAGTTGCAACTAAGTCCGTATTGCAGATCCTTGTTGAAGATATGGGGCTGGAAGCTCTGAAAAACAAGACTGTCAAACCGCTTAAAGGACTGAAAGTCGCAGCATATTACGGTTGTATCATGAACCGTCCACCGGAAGTCATGAATTTTGATGACCCCGAGCACCCCATGGCTATGGATAATATCCTGACAGCTCTAGGAGCGACAGTCCTTCCTTTCCCGCTTAAAGTTGAATGCTGCGGAGCTTCATTCGGTATCCCACGTAAGGATATTGTCATGAGCCTATCCGGCAAACTGCTTGACGCAGCAAAAGACATCGGAGCCGACGCACTGGCTACAGCATGTCCTTTGTGCCAGATGAATCTGGATCTGAGACAAGGTCAGATCAATTCAGCAGGCGGAACCAATTTTAATATTCCGGTGTTTTACTACACCCAGCTTATTGGATTGGCTCTTGGACTAAGCGAAAAGGAACTCGGAATTGACAAGCTCTGCGTAAGCCCTCGCAAAGTCATTAATGCCATCGGCAGGGATGAGGCTTCCTAA
- a CDS encoding 4Fe-4S dicluster domain-containing protein yields the protein MEIVNITKSYDANFVRQVEEESGQIMSQCYQCGNCTAGCPYTFVYDQPVNQIMRLVQAGQKETVLKSKSLWLCATCESCTTRCPNNIDVAHIMDVLRHMARREGYAPVPTVKSFWDSFLSSVENNGRAFEIGLLVSYIAKTGRFWTDLDLGPKILPKGKMHFTPPKMQGKEEVKKIFNRFREESRK from the coding sequence ATGGAAATAGTAAATATTACCAAATCTTACGACGCTAATTTTGTAAGGCAAGTCGAAGAAGAAAGCGGGCAGATTATGAGCCAGTGCTACCAATGCGGTAACTGTACCGCAGGTTGTCCATATACCTTTGTATATGACCAGCCTGTGAATCAGATTATGCGCCTTGTGCAAGCCGGGCAAAAAGAAACTGTTCTAAAGTCTAAATCTCTTTGGCTATGTGCAACATGCGAGTCATGCACAACCAGATGTCCTAATAACATTGATGTAGCACATATAATGGACGTATTACGCCATATGGCACGCCGTGAAGGCTACGCTCCGGTGCCCACTGTTAAATCATTCTGGGACAGCTTCCTGTCATCCGTGGAAAATAACGGACGAGCATTTGAAATAGGACTTTTAGTGTCCTACATTGCTAAAACAGGACGCTTTTGGACAGACCTTGATCTGGGACCGAAAATTCTGCCGAAGGGCAAAATGCATTTCACTCCACCGAAGATGCAGGGTAAAGAAGAAGTCAAAAAGATCTTTAACCGTTTTAGAGAGGAGTCTCGTAAATGA
- a CDS encoding cytochrome c family protein, translating to MRIKNYFARVGVFLALVGIYGLSCVNYGITDSATYVGSKACSECHAKEYSNYSKFSKKAHSSASVKIMASDLDSEEVKDCYGCHATGYGKPGGFVSYEETPDLADAGCEVCHGPGSLHIQDGDPELIKRKLDVKDCEVCHNADRVENFNFKPLIFGGAH from the coding sequence ATGCGGATAAAAAACTATTTCGCTAGGGTCGGCGTTTTTTTAGCGTTAGTAGGCATTTACGGATTGTCATGCGTTAATTATGGTATCACAGATTCTGCAACCTATGTAGGTTCGAAGGCCTGCTCAGAATGTCACGCGAAAGAGTATTCAAATTATAGTAAGTTTTCTAAAAAAGCTCATTCCAGTGCCAGTGTTAAAATTATGGCTTCTGATCTTGATTCTGAAGAAGTTAAAGATTGTTATGGGTGTCATGCTACCGGTTACGGAAAACCCGGCGGATTTGTTTCATACGAAGAAACTCCTGATTTAGCCGATGCAGGCTGTGAAGTATGTCATGGCCCTGGTTCCCTTCATATACAGGACGGAGATCCTGAACTTATCAAACGAAAACTAGATGTTAAGGATTGTGAAGTTTGCCATAATGCTGACAGAGTTGAAAATTTTAATTTTAAACCGCTGATTTTCGGCGGGGCACACTAA
- a CDS encoding methyl-accepting chemotaxis protein, translated as MNFIKTSLGSKVLLLTSLLTAIVFICLFIANSYWQKNAMVHEIEGAAVRSADLVQLAIREPMAKGNNKGTTEKFAVVAENYKEINAYLTNYKGNITYSTSQKDLRSDLAPKFTNPDVQELYLKSLTSDVKHGMLSEIAGKNVFVQVESIKNEKRCYHCHGSKRPILGSLVMVQDVSSQFGALVNSQIKGALLSFTGFIVLLGALLFFMRKSIVNRIKVITGATNDFTGGNLDAHFDVPGSDELGLLGKNLAEMARQIKDQLQYNKGVLSGITVPIIVTDANNDIGFVNEPMLKILQKSESDVAGSSIGHFFMKDGRAITAEVFESNESPQGLIRYKREDGIEFPLKYQVCALLNAEEKAVGAIAVMVDLTEEEENRVRIEKQQADLLDVANEVTEVSAKLLSYSGKLSQQMNELTIGVDTTAMQTGQVATAMEQMNATVLEVAQNTGETAEASERANTVAHEGGDVVRNTVKEIHMVTDTTDRLAELLKDLSVRAENIGAVMSVINDIADQTNLLALNAAIEAARAGDAGRGFAVVADEVRKLAEKTMSATDEVEGAINLIQQSTKKVVSEMSDARERVRKTVTMAEGAGGVLEAIVKESETIADMVRAIATAAEEQSATSDEVNNSVTEINNLSQTLSQGILNANGGIQEVAEIAKHLSELVSKFK; from the coding sequence ATGAATTTTATCAAAACCTCCCTTGGAAGCAAAGTCCTGCTTTTGACCTCGTTGTTGACTGCAATAGTTTTTATCTGTTTGTTCATAGCAAATTCTTACTGGCAAAAAAATGCAATGGTGCATGAGATTGAAGGTGCCGCCGTACGATCAGCTGATTTAGTTCAGCTCGCTATCAGGGAGCCTATGGCTAAAGGAAATAACAAAGGCACAACTGAAAAATTTGCGGTAGTTGCAGAGAATTATAAAGAAATAAATGCTTACCTGACTAACTATAAAGGTAATATTACTTATTCGACTTCCCAAAAAGATTTACGCTCAGATTTGGCTCCTAAATTTACTAATCCAGATGTTCAAGAACTTTACCTGAAAAGTCTTACCTCAGATGTAAAGCATGGAATGCTTTCCGAGATAGCTGGTAAGAACGTTTTTGTTCAAGTTGAGTCCATAAAAAATGAAAAACGTTGTTATCATTGTCATGGCAGCAAGCGACCGATTCTTGGTTCGTTAGTAATGGTTCAGGATGTGTCCAGTCAGTTTGGAGCCTTGGTAAATTCTCAGATTAAAGGGGCTTTACTGTCATTTACGGGATTTATTGTTTTACTTGGGGCGTTATTGTTCTTCATGCGTAAATCAATTGTTAACCGGATTAAGGTTATTACCGGCGCAACAAATGATTTTACCGGCGGTAACCTTGATGCTCATTTTGATGTACCGGGTAGTGATGAACTCGGCCTGCTCGGTAAGAATCTTGCTGAGATGGCCAGACAGATCAAAGATCAGCTGCAATATAATAAAGGTGTTCTAAGCGGGATTACCGTGCCGATCATTGTGACTGATGCGAATAATGACATCGGGTTTGTAAATGAACCGATGCTTAAAATATTGCAAAAATCAGAATCAGATGTCGCCGGTAGTTCTATCGGACATTTTTTCATGAAAGACGGTAGAGCTATTACTGCCGAAGTTTTTGAAAGCAATGAAAGCCCGCAAGGTTTGATTCGCTATAAAAGAGAAGATGGAATTGAATTTCCGCTTAAGTATCAGGTTTGTGCTCTTTTAAATGCTGAGGAGAAGGCCGTAGGAGCAATTGCTGTTATGGTTGATCTCACAGAAGAAGAAGAAAATAGGGTGCGCATTGAGAAGCAACAGGCGGATCTGCTTGATGTTGCTAATGAAGTTACTGAAGTTTCAGCGAAACTGCTTTCATATTCAGGGAAATTGTCGCAGCAGATGAATGAACTTACGATCGGAGTGGACACTACTGCAATGCAGACCGGACAGGTTGCAACAGCCATGGAACAGATGAATGCCACTGTTTTAGAAGTTGCGCAGAACACCGGAGAAACCGCTGAAGCATCTGAAAGAGCGAATACTGTTGCCCATGAAGGTGGTGACGTCGTACGAAATACGGTTAAAGAAATTCACATGGTTACTGACACCACAGATAGACTTGCAGAGCTTTTGAAAGATTTATCTGTCCGGGCTGAGAATATCGGAGCAGTAATGTCGGTAATTAATGATATTGCAGATCAGACTAACCTGCTTGCTCTTAACGCCGCGATCGAAGCCGCCCGTGCCGGAGATGCTGGGCGAGGGTTCGCTGTTGTTGCGGATGAAGTCCGCAAACTTGCTGAAAAGACGATGTCCGCAACTGATGAAGTTGAAGGGGCTATCAACCTTATTCAGCAGAGCACAAAAAAAGTTGTGTCCGAAATGTCGGATGCCCGTGAGCGGGTCCGTAAAACGGTTACGATGGCAGAAGGAGCCGGAGGCGTTCTTGAAGCTATTGTCAAGGAATCTGAAACCATAGCAGACATGGTCAGAGCAATTGCTACGGCGGCTGAAGAACAGTCTGCAACAAGCGATGAGGTTAACAACAGTGTTACTGAAATTAACAACCTCTCACAGACTCTTTCGCAGGGAATTTTAAATGCGAATGGTGGTATTCAGGAAGTTGCTGAAATAGCGAAACATTTAAGTGAGCTTGTTTCTAAGTTCAAATAA
- a CDS encoding OmpA family protein — MKTKKLISLLTLTLIALMAMGSLASAESKIVLKPKVDAFALFVDTSPSMAESYKATGTPKIVAGINALKQLNGIIPNLGYQSALYTMPEFTTYSPKATYNKSAIAKGLSSISTDLPFFQSTPIGGGFTDLDTVLSTWKGKMAVIFVSDGLSNAGRKPATIVSDLAKKYGDRLCLHTISVADTPEGIAVMKKLASLTPCGIFVEASALSNKAVLDKFAQDVFYTQEEELTVEIIPVPVAVVDESMQEKIVFRNLNFGFDKYQITDEMEPSLVEAAAMLESYPNLKVMVGGHTDSTGPEKYNQALSLRRAQSVATWMAKNGISKDRIVATGYGEMSPKYDNNTKEGRKLNRRVEIDVKE, encoded by the coding sequence ATGAAAACTAAAAAATTGATTTCACTTCTAACTCTTACACTTATCGCTTTAATGGCGATGGGCTCGCTCGCTTCAGCCGAAAGCAAAATCGTACTTAAACCGAAAGTGGATGCTTTTGCATTGTTTGTTGATACTTCACCATCAATGGCGGAGTCATACAAAGCAACAGGAACTCCCAAGATTGTTGCAGGGATTAACGCCCTGAAACAACTGAACGGAATTATCCCGAACCTCGGTTACCAGTCAGCACTTTACACAATGCCTGAGTTCACAACCTACTCTCCTAAAGCCACTTACAATAAAAGTGCAATTGCGAAAGGGTTGTCTTCAATCTCTACTGATTTGCCGTTTTTCCAGTCCACTCCTATCGGAGGAGGCTTCACTGATTTAGACACTGTCCTTTCCACATGGAAAGGTAAAATGGCTGTAATCTTTGTTTCGGACGGTCTTTCCAATGCCGGTAGAAAACCTGCAACAATTGTTTCCGATCTCGCTAAAAAATACGGCGACCGCTTATGTCTGCACACTATCAGTGTAGCCGACACTCCTGAGGGAATCGCTGTTATGAAGAAGCTAGCTTCACTTACTCCTTGCGGAATCTTCGTTGAAGCTTCTGCTCTTTCCAACAAAGCTGTACTTGATAAGTTTGCACAGGATGTTTTCTACACTCAGGAAGAAGAACTAACTGTCGAAATCATTCCTGTTCCGGTTGCTGTAGTAGATGAATCTATGCAGGAAAAAATTGTTTTCCGTAATCTGAACTTTGGTTTCGACAAATACCAGATTACCGACGAAATGGAACCTTCATTAGTTGAAGCTGCTGCAATGCTCGAATCATATCCTAATCTTAAGGTTATGGTCGGCGGACACACAGACAGTACCGGACCTGAAAAATACAATCAGGCCCTCTCTCTGCGCAGAGCTCAATCTGTCGCAACATGGATGGCTAAAAACGGTATTTCCAAAGACCGTATTGTAGCTACCGGTTACGGCGAAATGAGTCCTAAATACGACAACAACACTAAGGAAGGGCGCAAGCTCAACCGTCGTGTTGAAATTGACGTAAAGGAATAA